CTGAGCCCGGAGGTGTGGCCCAGCAACTGGCGCAGCGTCACCGGCTCGTCCCCGGGAATGCGCCACTGCGTCAGGTACCGGTTGACGTCGACGTCCAGGTCCAGCACGCCGCGGCGCACCAGCTGCAGGGCGCCGACCGCGGTGACCAGCTTGCTGACCGACGCGACCGGGAAGATCGTCTCCGGCCGGACCGGGTCACCGCCCGCGCAGACCACGCCGAAGCCGGCGCACCCGGTGAGCTCGCCGCCGGTGACCATGGCGATCGAGACCCCCGGCACCCGGTGCTCGGCCATCGAGGCCAGCGGCGACGGGACCGGCCGGGCCGGCGGACGCGGCCGGTCGACCGGCGCGGTCGGCAGTGCGGTCGGCGGTGCGGCAACCGGCTCCAGCTCGGCCGCCAGCTCGCCGAGAGTCCGGTTCTCGTACAGCATCCGCAGCGACGGTTGCAGCCCGACGGCGTTCGCCTCGGCGACCACCCGGACCACGGCGATCGAGTGGCCACCCAGATCGAAGAACCGGTCGTGCAGGCCGACGTCCGGCACCCCCAGGACGCGCGAGAAGATCTCGGCGAGCTGCCGCTGCGCGGTGGTGCGCGGGGCGACGAACGCGCCGCGCGCCGGGACGGCCAGCTCGGGTACCGGCAGGGCCCGCCGATCGAGCTTGCCGTTCGGGGTGAGCGGGAAGGCCGCGATCGTCAGGTACGCGCCCGGCACCATGTACTCCGGCAACCGGCGCAACAGGTAGCTCCGCAGGTCGGCCGGGGTCGGCGCGCTCTGGCCGGCAGCCGGGACGACGTAGGCGACCAGGGACGGGCCGGCCGGCCCGGCGTGCCCGACGACCAGTGCGTCGGCCACGGCCGGGTGACTGATCACCGCCGCCCTGACCTCCCCCGGTTCGACCCGGAAGCCGCGGATCTTGATCTGGTCGTCGATGCGGCCACAGAACTCGAACGTGCCGTCCGGCCGGCGCCGGGCCCGGTCACCGCTGCGATAGCGGCGGCTGCCCGCTGGGCCGTGTGGGTCGGGCTCGAACCGCTCTGCGGTCAGCGCCGGACGGCCGAGGTAGCCGCGGGCGACACCGGGCCCGGAGACGGTGATCTCGCCGATCACGCCGGTGGGTACCGGCTCCCCGGCGCTGTCGATCAACTCGATGTGCAGGTCGGCCAGCGGTCGCCCGATCCGGTTCGCCGCACCGGGAGTCAGATCGGCCCGGGTGATCCGGTGATAGGTGGTGTGCACGGTGGTCTCGGTGATCCCGTACATGTTGATCAGGGCCACCCGGCCGAGCCCGTGCCGGGCCACCCAGGGCGCCAGCATCGGCATGTCCAGCTTCTCCCCGGCGAAGACCACGGTGCGCAGGGCGAGCCGGTCGATGCGCGGGTCGCCGGCCGCGGCCAGATCCACCAGGGCGCGGAACGCCGACGGGGTCTGGTTGAGCACCGTCACCCGCTGCTCGAGGAGCAGATCGAGGAACTCTCCCGGCGACCGGAGCATCGACTGCGGCACCACGACCAGCCGGCCGCCGTGCAGCAGCGCGCCCCACATCTCCCAGACCGACACGTCGAAGGCGAAGGAGTGGAACAGCGGCCAGCAGTCGGTCTCGTCGAAACCGTAGTGTTCCTGGCCGGTGTCGATCAGCCGAAGGACGTTAGCGTGGGTGAGGCAGACCCCCTTGGGCCGGCCGGTGGAGCCCGAGGTGTAGATGACGTAGACCAGATCGTCGGCCCGGCACCCGGTGACCGGGGCGGTCACCGGACGGTCCGTCAGGTCCTCGTCGTCGAGCAGCAGCACCGTGCCGTCGATCGTCGCGGGCAGCAGCGGGCGCTGCGCGGAGTGGGTGATCACGATCGGCGCCCCGGCGTCGCCGAGCATGTACGCCAACCGCTCCGGCGGCTGCACCGGATCCAGCGGCAGGTAGGCGGCCCCCGACTTGAGCACCCCGAGCAGCGCCGGGATCAGGTCCGGGCCCCGGTCCAGGCAGACCCCGACCAGGGTGCCCGGCCCGGCGCCGAGCTCGATCAGCCGGTGCGCCAGCCGGTTCGCGAGGCGGTCCAGCTCGCGGTAGGTCAGCTGCCGGTCACCGGCCCGCACGGCGACCGCGTCCGGGGTGGCCGCCGCCTGGTCGGCGAACCGCTGGGCCAGCGTGCCCGTCGGCGCCGGTGCATCGGCCGCGATCCCGGCGCTCACACCGGGTTCGGGCGTGGCGTGGTCCCCGGCCGGCAGGCACAGCCGGCCGCTGGAGCCGTCCGGGTCCGCGAGCAGGGCGTCGACCGCGGCGTCGAGCATGCCGGCGATCCGGGCCAGTGACCGCTCGCCCAGAACGGTGCTCTCGCTCTGCAGGTCGAAGGCGGTGGGCGAGGCGATGACCGACAGGGCGAACTCGGTGGCCCCCTCACCGACGGTGGTCCGGACCGCCGTCGTGGTCCCGGGCGCCGGCGCCGACCCCGGCTCCCCCGCCGCGGGCCGGTCGAGATCCTGATAGTTGAACAGGATCTCCACCACCCGACGGCCGGCGGCCCGCTGGATGGCGGGCACGGGGAACCGCCGGTGCGGCCACAGCTGAACCTCCCGGTCGAAGACCCGGCGGGCCAGCTCGCGCCAGCTGCCGGTGCTCCGGTCGTGCCCGAACGGCACGGTGTTCAGGAACATGCCCAGCAGCCGGTCGGCGCCGGCCACCTCGGGCCGGGCGTCGCACACCAGCCCGGAGGCGTAGGCGGCGTCCCCGGTGAGCTGGCCGAGCACCTTGAGGTGCAGCGCGTGCAGCACGGCCTTGAGCGGCACCCCGGTGGTACGGGCGAAGTCCCGCAACCGGTCCCCCCGGCCGGTCAGATCGACCCAGGCCCGGGTCACCGCGCGCGGTCCGGGGTCCTGCCAGCCGGTCGGCACCCGGGCCGCCGGGTAGTCGGCCGTGATGCCCAGCCAGTAGGCGGCGTCGTCGGGGTCCGCCAGCGCGGCCAACTCGCCGGCGATGAAGTCGGCGTAGCGGACGTCCGGCACGTCGGGCAGGACGACCTCGTCGCCGGCCCGCCGCTGCTGGTACGCGTCCAGCAGTTCCTCGACCAGCAGCCGCAGGCTCCAGCCTTCGGTGATGGCGTGGCTGATCGAGATGGTCAACCACCAGGTCCGGTCGTCCTCCAGGTGGGCGGCCAGGCGCAGCTGCGGCGCCCGCGCCGGGTCCAGCAGCGCGGTCCGCTCGGCGGCCAGGTACTGCTCGAGCCGTTCCCGGGCGACCTGGGCGTCCAGCCCGCGGCCGTCGATGACCGGCACGGGCAGCTCGACGTGCTGCTGCACCAGCTGCAGCGGCACCGAGAACCCGGACAGCGCAAAGGACGTGCGCAGCGTGTCGTGCCGGCGCAGCACCACCGCGACGGCGGCCCGCAACGCGTCCGGGTCCAGCGGCCCGTCGTCGGCGATCCGATGCGCGAGCACGCTGTGATAGGCGCCCCGACCGGCCGGGCCCCGCGCGGCCGTCATCTCGGCCAGCATGCCCAGCTGCACCTGGGACATCGGGTACGCGTCGGTCAACCCGTCCGGCAGGGCCGCCCGGTCAGCCGGCTCCAGCAGGGCGAACGGGGCGACGGTGGCCGGTTCCGGCTCGACACCCGGATCGAGCCCGGCCGCCAGCGCCCGCACGGTCCGCCGGGCGAACAGATCCCGCACCGACACGGCGTAACCGGCGGCGCGCAGCTCGCCGATCACCCCGACCGCACTGAGCGAATCCCCGCCCCGGTCGAAGAAGTCGTCGTCCCGTCCGATCTCGACGCCCAGCCGGCGGGTCCACACGTCGGCGACGAGTCGTTCGGCCGCGCCGACCGGCGGCGCGGACGCTGCCCCGGCCGCAGAATCCGGATCGGGCAGCGCGAGCCGGTCGAGCTTTCCGTTGGGCGTGATCGGCAGCGCGTCGACGGGGACGAACGCTGCCGGGATCATCGGCGCCGGCAGCCGGCGCCGGCACTGCTCGCGCAGCTCGTCCGGGGCCACCTCGCCGACCACCCACGCGACGAGCCGTCCCGCGCGCACCAGCACGGCCGCGTCCCGCGCCCCGGCCGCGACCAGGACCGCGCGGATCTCGCCGAGCTCGATCCGGTGTCCGCGGATCTTCACCTGGTCGTCGGCCCGGCCCAGGCAGTCCAGCACCCCGTCGGGCAACCAGCGACCGAGATCGCCGGTGCGGTACAGGCGAGCACCGGGCGGCCCGAACGGATCCGGCCGGAACCGATCGGCGGTCAGCCCGGGCCGGCCGGCATAACCGAGCGCCACCCCGGGGCCACCCACCCAGATCTCGCCGGGGACGCCGGCCGGGACCGGCTGCAGCCGGGAATCCAGCACGTAGGCGGTGGTTCCGGGCAGCGGCCGGCCGATCGGGATGCGCCCGTCCGGATCTCCCGGCGGCAACGCGAACGCGCAGTTGGCCACCGTGATCTCGGTCGGCCCGTACTCGTTGATCAGGCCGCCGGCACCCAGCGCGGTCGACCACCGGGCGGCCAGCTCGGTCGGCAGCGCCTCGCCGCCGACCAGGTACACGCCGGCCACGGCCGCGCCCGCGGCCGCCCCGAGCTGCTCGTCGAGCAGTTGCAGGTGGGCCGGGGTCAGCGAGACGACGCCGAACGGCCCGGCCGCGGCGAGCCACCCACCCAGGTCGGCCAGCTCCAGGTCGGCCGGGGCCAGGGCCAGCACCCGGCCGGTGCACAGGGGACCCCACAGCACGGTCATCGAGAAGTCGACCGCGGGCGAGGAGAACAGCGGGGCGCCCCCGGCCCCGCGGGTGGCCAGGTCGGTCGCCCACGGGTGCAGGTACGCCCACAGGTTGCGGTGGCTGGTCAGCACCCCCTTGGGCCGGCCGGTGGAGCCGGAGGTGAAGATCACGTAGGCGGGCAGGTCCGGGTCGACCTTCCCCGCCGGGCCGGTGGGGTCGGTCCCCGCGGCCCGGTCCAGCTCGGCCACCGTGGCCACCGGCACGCCGAGATCGACGGCCCGGTCGGCGATCACGAGCCCGGCCCGGACGTCGGCGAGCATCTCGGCGAGCCGGCCGGCCGGATGGGCCGGATCGAGCGGCACGAACGCGGCGCCGACCCGCCATACCCCGAGCAGCGCGGCCACCAGGTCCGGGCCCCGGTCCAGCAGGACACCGACCATGTCGCCCGCGGCCACGCCCCGGGCGGTCAGCCCGCCCGCGATCCGGGCCGCCCGCCGATCGAGGTCGGCGTAGCTCAGCGCGCCGCCGGCGAAGGTCACCGCGGTGGCCGCCGGGGTGGCCGCGACCTGCCGGGCAAAGGCGGCCGGCGCGGTCATCTCGGTGGGCGCGACCTCCGCCCCGCGCGGCCATTCCCGGGTCAGCCGGACATGGTCGGCCGGGGTCAGGAAGGTGGCCTGGGCGTCGCCGTCGGGGTCGGCAACCATCGCCTCGAGCACCCCGCGGTAGCTGCCGGCCAGCCGGTCCAGTTCGGCCGGGCCGATCCGGCCGCCGCTGGTGGCCAGGTGGATCAGGCCGCCGACGGTGCTGACGGTCAGCGGGAACTCGGTCGCCGCGTCACCCAGCGAGGCCTCGACGTCCACGACGGCCTCGTCCACCTGATGGAAGTCGTTGAAGTCGAACAGCACCTCCAGCAACGGCCCCTGTCCGGATTGGCCGGCGGCCGCCGTGATGGCACCCAACGGGAACCGGCGGTGCGGCCAGATGGCCAGTTCGGCCGCGAACACCGCCCGCACCAGGTCGGCCCAGGTTCGATCCGACCGCCGGTGCGGGAACGGCAGCGAGTTGATGTACATCCCCAGCACCCGTTCCGCGCCAGCCTGTTCCGGGCGGGCGTCGGCGACCAGACCGACGGAGAACTCCGGCAGCTCGGTGAGCCCGCTCATCACCGCCAGATGGGCGGCGTGCAGGACGGCCTTCACCGAGGTGCCGCACCGGGCGGCCAGCGTCCGCAGGTCGGCGTCCAGGTCCCGGTAGGAGACCGAGACCTGCCGGGCGGCCGGCGCGGGCCGGCCGGCGGTGATCGGCTCGGCCCAGGCCTCGGGCAGCCGCAGCGGCGGGTGGTCGACGAGCAGGGTGCGCCAGAACGCCCCCTCGGCCGGGTCGGCCACGGCCTGCCGCTCGGCCGCGACGAAGTCGGCGAAGCGCACGGCCGGGACGGTGACGGGTACGGTCCGACCGGCCCGGCACCGCCGGTAGCCGGCGACCAGATCGGCCAGCAGGGAGTTCAGGTCCCAGCCGCCGACGATCAGATGGCTCACCGTCAGGGTCAGCCACCAGGCCCCACGGTCCTGGTGGGCGGCCACCCGCAGCAGCGGGGCCACCGTCAGGTCCACCCCGGCGGCTCGCTCGGCGGCGGCGAAGCCGGCCAGGTCAGGTCCGGCGGTGCCCGGGTCGATCCCGGGTCGCTCGGCGGCGGGATGGTCGATGACCCGCACCGGCACCGTCGCGGTCCGGTGCACCAGCTGCAGCGGCACCGAGTAACCGGTCAGCTGGACCGAGGTGCGCAGCGCCTCGTGCCGTTCGACCAGCTCGGCCACCGCCCGGGCCAGCGCCGGCTGCTCGACCGGCCGCTCGTCCCAGATCCGGAACGAGGAGACGATCGTGTACAGCGCGTGGTCCGGGTCGGCCTGCGCCTGGACCGCCATGCCGACCTGCGCCTGGGTGGCCGGATAGGCGTCGACCACATCGGCCGGCAGCCGGTCCCGATCGGCCGGATCGAGCAGCGCGAACGGCGCCACCGGCGTGAACGGGGTCACCGCCTGCGCACCGTCGATGGACTCCGCCGCCGTGGCCCGACGCTCGAGCTCGGCCGCGAGCCGGGCGATGCTCTGCTGCACGAACACGTCCCGGACGTCGACGTTCAGGCCGGCCGCGCGCAGCGCGCCGACCAGCGCGACGGCGCGCAGCGAATCGCCGCCGACGTCGAAGAACGAGTCCTGCACGCCGATCCGGTCCAGGCCGAGCGCGGCCGCCCACCCGGCGGCCAGTCGCTCCTCCAGCGGGGTTCGCGGCGGGACGTACGGCGCCCGGCGGGCCAGCGCGTCGAAGCCGGGCCGGGGCAGCGCTGCCTTGTCCAGCTTGCCGTTGGTGGTCGTCGGGAACGCCGGCACGGTGACCAGCGCGGCCGGGACCATGTATTCGGGCAGGGACCGGCGCAGCCGGTCCCGCAGGTCGGCCGGGACGACGTCGGCGCCGGCGACCGGCACGAGGTAGCCGACCAGACTCTGCTCGATCAGCAGCACGACCGCGTCCGCCACCTCGGGCAGCGCGGACAGGGCGGCGGCGACCTCGCCGAGTTCCACCCGGTAGCCGCGGATCTTGACCTGGTCGTCGGCCCGGCCGAGGCTCTCGATGGTGCCGTCGGCCAGCCGGCGACCGATGTCGCCGGACCGGTACAACCGGCCGCCGGGCGCCGCGGCGAAGGGGTCGGGCCCGAACCGGTCCGCGGTCAGCTGCGGCCGGCCCAGGTAGCCGCGGGCCAGACCGGGCCCGCCGACGTGGATCTCGCCCGGCACCCCGATCGGCACCGGGTGGCCGTGCGGGTCGAGCACGTGCATCGACCAGCCCGGGAGGGGCAGGCCGACCCGGCTCACCTCCGGGGTGTCGAAGTCGGCCGCGACCAGCCGGTGGAAGCTGGAATGCACCGTGGTCTCGGTGATCCCGTACAGGTTGAGCAGGGCGGGGCGGTCCAGGCCGACCCGGCGCACCCAGGGCAGCAGGGCGGCGAAATCCAGCCGCTCGCCGCCGAACACGACCGCCCGCAGGGACAGCCGGTCGATCCGCGGATCCCCGTCGGCGGCCGCGGCGACCAGGGACCGGAAGGCGGACGGGGTCTGGCTCAGGATGCTGACCCGCTCGGCGACCAGCAGGTCCAGGAAGGCGTCCGGGTTGCGCGCGACGTCCGCCGGCACCACGACCAGGGTGCCGCCGTGCCGCAGCGCCCCCCACATCTCCCACACCGAGACGTCGAAGGCGTACGAATGGAACAGCGTCCAGACGTCGTCCGCGCCCATCGCCACCCGGTCCTGGGTGGCCGCGAACAGTGCGTCCACGTTGGCGTGGGTGAGCAGCACGCCCTTGGGCACCCCGGTCGAGCCGGAGGTGTAGATCGCGTAGATCAGGTTGTCCGGGGTGGACACGGTGACCGGGTCGCTGTCCGGGCCGGCCCCGATCGCCGCGGCGTCGGCGTGCAGGTCGATGACGGTGACCGCGGGGTCGACCGCCGGCGGGCCGGTGGTGATGTCAGCGGTGATGTCAGCGGTGATGCCGGTGGTGATCAGGATCCGGGCCCCGGAGTCGGCGAGCATGAACGCCCGCCGGTCGGCCGGGGTGGCCGGGTCGATGGGCAGGTAACCGGCCCCGGACTTGAGCACCCCGAGCACGGCCGGGATCAGCTCGGGTCCCCGCTCCAGGCAGACCCCGACCAGCTCGTCCGGCCCGACCCCGCACGAACGCAGGTGGTGGGCCAGTCGGTTGGCCTGCGCGTTGACCTGGGCGTAGGTGCGGCGGTCGGTTCCGCAGACCACCGCGATCGCGTCCGGCCGGGCGGCGGCCACGGCGGCGAACCGCTCGTGCAGCAGGGCCGGTTGGTCCAACCGGACCGGCGGGTTCCACTCGTGCAGCAGCCGATCCCGCTCGCCGGCCGGCAGGTGCACGGCACCGGCGTCGCCGTCCGGGTCGGCGGCCATCGCGGTCAGCACGGCGCCGTACATCGCCGACAGCCGGTCCATGTCGGTCCGGCCGATCACCCGGGTGGTGCTGCTCAGGCCGAGCAGGCCGCCCAGGGTGGTCACGTTGAGGTCGAA
This genomic window from Nakamurella multipartita DSM 44233 contains:
- a CDS encoding non-ribosomal peptide synthetase, whose amino-acid sequence is MTTGIIEPPAAGADDLAAVRARLLQRRLAGRAPGRREPTLPATRRGGPIPLSAGQRQMWFLSRLEPDSWEYAAPLVLRLTGALDRTRLRSAIDAVVARHEILRTRYRLVDHRPVQVIDPAGAAPFEFVEMTDPAGAVATATDLAYRFCGRPFDLAEQWPLRVQLIEIGPDDHLLTVLFHHIACDDWSVRVFLTDLRTAYLGRPLAELPVQWADYAAAEAERADETDLAFWRTELSDLAPLELPVDRPRPARRDWHGATETFAVPPAVAHRLAELARTTDTTPFMVLLTAFQVLLGRYTGRTDVPVGTVVSTRTRPEMQELIGYGINSLVLRGRWSGDPTFAELLTANRTRVGQAFAHVAMPFARLVDDLQPERDMSRTALFQVAFAMQESRAGVIELPGLAATAAGAPSPVARFDLTLQVEWDQDRPVAHLEYATALFDASTVRRMASHLQRLLAAVAADAQLAVSALPILGADELARLVPARAVVEAEPVPGCLHQLLRTQVAARPDAPAVLVDGEPGSRLSYAELNRRSNRLAHHLRGLGAGPESIVGVCLSRGPELVPALLGVLKADAAYLPLDPAQPSDRLTYMVGDARARIIVTTSDLRPRLGGLGPDVVVVLLDRLFWQDESAADPIVRARPDNLAYVIYTSGSTGRPKGVCVTHANVVRLLARGHELYDFSDQDVWPLFHSYAFDVSVWELWGALLFGGTLVVVPSAVTRSPEDFLDLLVRHRVTMLNQTPTAFRGLVALAGAGDPRIDELAVRAVVFAGEKLEFADLVPWVARRDLATTRLANMYGITETTVHSSYYPTRPQDLDAALGNPVGEPLADLRIYLLDPDGRPVPTGVPGEIHVGGPGVTRGYLNRPELTAARFVPDPFGAPGGRLYRSGDLAHRSPDGGLHFDGRIDDQVKIRGFRIELAEIQLALGAQPDVREAVVVVREPTPGDKRLVAYLVPDAGRRLDPERLRADLGRTLPEYMIPSAFVALASLPLTTNGKLDKRALPAPGRADMSTGAGFLAPRTDLERRLAQIWRDVLEVPAVGVDDSFFDLGGDSIRAVALAGAMSAAGLRVSVRDLFSYRTIGQLAGHLTGDAGEAGTAPDSRVEPFALIDAQDRDRLPPGVVDAYPVAQAQLGMLVSMLADEQRNPYHNVTSFRIRDARPVSAPALRAAAAEVTRRHEVLRTGFDLDSYSRPLQLVHATAQMPLQVHDLAGLDGAAVRDSLLAFQSAERARVFDVRSPALLRIAAHGGDDGCWWLSITECHPILEGWSHHSLLMELLGLYGQFRDGQPIEPYAAPGVRFADFVAAELAALDSPADQEYWRRVAAVPTFSLPDGWGAPPPAGDPLTESYVVAVPVHDLDPALRELARAAGASLKAVMLAAHLKVLSQLTAERTFTAGLVCDGRPEVTGADRVYGMYINTLPFVHDRTAGTWRELVAQVLAREIELWPHRRFPLPAIQRAVGADSLVDVYFNYQDFRQLDAGMIDHPATLDNSVTEFGLSVSSRGGHIHLTAHPQTLDRAHAQRILGMYRAVLEAMAADPDGDARAVRLPAEDRAAALQGLTTGPNPPVARTIPAAFAAQVARTPDAPAVHCGEHTLSYRALAALAADLSGRLARHGTGPERLVAICLDRGPALVPALLGVLGSGAAYLPIEPNLPTQRIAFLLADAAVDALVTDAANAAALAPLLPGRVLVVDPDAVIDPAGYPVPPVDPDALAYVMYTSGSTGAPKGVMATHANVLSFLAAAGERFGFGADDVWAAAHSFGFDVSVWEIFGALLVGGQVAVLPWSTVRSPEDLLDALVRYRVTVLDQTPSAFRGLVHLAAQDDPRIADLALRTVLLAGERPAPAELPPWTDRRGWHSPRLYNLYGITETTVESAAQQFEPVDVSSGLNRAGRPFAGIGMVVLDADGEPVPVGVPGEIHLAGHGLARGYLGRPDLTAARFVPNPFGPPGSRLYRSGDLGRLRPDGGLEVLGRIDDQVKIRGYRVEPGEIAAQLRRCPGVRDAVVTVHDGDVLMATVVPDPDHDSDRDGALEAATIVRWCADRLPDYLVPAAVVFRDALPLTATGKIDRAALGQPDRAAMPALRAALAPRTDVEARLVQVWREVLDLDEIGVEDSFFQLGGDSIRVLTLVTRMRAAGFPAAVRDVFEQQTVARLAELLTGRPAPVEIEPVAPFALLTDADRNRLPDGLTDAYPLSQVQLGMVVQTLTDGDVNAYQSVNSFLVENEEWSEPALRAAVAGLPTRHETLRTAIDLTGYSVPLQLVHATAAIPLRIVDLRGQDEAGQRRAVTEFVAEQGRELFDLTLAPLTRFTVHRLADDRWRLTFTQSHAITEGWSYHQMLMELLADYRDRRDGRVPTHPEPPAVRYADFIAAEQAALDSASDRAFWAELVADHPRLELPATWRPRQTAEPEMILGGVRLESVEAGLRALAVRARVPMKAVFLAAHLKVLSQLTAQDRFCTGLVWDTRPEAAGADRVLGMHLNTLPFKGQRPTGSWTDWVQRVFADELAAFAHRRLPLPAIQRQAGGAPLLNVIFTYLDFHVARGDAVDLDATIANSPTEFDLNVTTLGGLLGLSSTTRVIGRTDMDRLSAMYGAVLTAMAADPDGDAGAVHLPAGERDRLLHEWNPPVRLDQPALLHERFAAVAAARPDAIAVVCGTDRRTYAQVNAQANRLAHHLRSCGVGPDELVGVCLERGPELIPAVLGVLKSGAGYLPIDPATPADRRAFMLADSGARILITTGITADITADITTGPPAVDPAVTVIDLHADAAAIGAGPDSDPVTVSTPDNLIYAIYTSGSTGVPKGVLLTHANVDALFAATQDRVAMGADDVWTLFHSYAFDVSVWEMWGALRHGGTLVVVPADVARNPDAFLDLLVAERVSILSQTPSAFRSLVAAAADGDPRIDRLSLRAVVFGGERLDFAALLPWVRRVGLDRPALLNLYGITETTVHSSFHRLVAADFDTPEVSRVGLPLPGWSMHVLDPHGHPVPIGVPGEIHVGGPGLARGYLGRPQLTADRFGPDPFAAAPGGRLYRSGDIGRRLADGTIESLGRADDQVKIRGYRVELGEVAAALSALPEVADAVVLLIEQSLVGYLVPVAGADVVPADLRDRLRRSLPEYMVPAALVTVPAFPTTTNGKLDKAALPRPGFDALARRAPYVPPRTPLEERLAAGWAAALGLDRIGVQDSFFDVGGDSLRAVALVGALRAAGLNVDVRDVFVQQSIARLAAELERRATAAESIDGAQAVTPFTPVAPFALLDPADRDRLPADVVDAYPATQAQVGMAVQAQADPDHALYTIVSSFRIWDERPVEQPALARAVAELVERHEALRTSVQLTGYSVPLQLVHRTATVPVRVIDHPAAERPGIDPGTAGPDLAGFAAAERAAGVDLTVAPLLRVAAHQDRGAWWLTLTVSHLIVGGWDLNSLLADLVAGYRRCRAGRTVPVTVPAVRFADFVAAERQAVADPAEGAFWRTLLVDHPPLRLPEAWAEPITAGRPAPAARQVSVSYRDLDADLRTLAARCGTSVKAVLHAAHLAVMSGLTELPEFSVGLVADARPEQAGAERVLGMYINSLPFPHRRSDRTWADLVRAVFAAELAIWPHRRFPLGAITAAAGQSGQGPLLEVLFDFNDFHQVDEAVVDVEASLGDAATEFPLTVSTVGGLIHLATSGGRIGPAELDRLAGSYRGVLEAMVADPDGDAQATFLTPADHVRLTREWPRGAEVAPTEMTAPAAFARQVAATPAATAVTFAGGALSYADLDRRAARIAGGLTARGVAAGDMVGVLLDRGPDLVAALLGVWRVGAAFVPLDPAHPAGRLAEMLADVRAGLVIADRAVDLGVPVATVAELDRAAGTDPTGPAGKVDPDLPAYVIFTSGSTGRPKGVLTSHRNLWAYLHPWATDLATRGAGGAPLFSSPAVDFSMTVLWGPLCTGRVLALAPADLELADLGGWLAAAGPFGVVSLTPAHLQLLDEQLGAAAGAAVAGVYLVGGEALPTELAARWSTALGAGGLINEYGPTEITVANCAFALPPGDPDGRIPIGRPLPGTTAYVLDSRLQPVPAGVPGEIWVGGPGVALGYAGRPGLTADRFRPDPFGPPGARLYRTGDLGRWLPDGVLDCLGRADDQVKIRGHRIELGEIRAVLVAAGARDAAVLVRAGRLVAWVVGEVAPDELREQCRRRLPAPMIPAAFVPVDALPITPNGKLDRLALPDPDSAAGAASAPPVGAAERLVADVWTRRLGVEIGRDDDFFDRGGDSLSAVGVIGELRAAGYAVSVRDLFARRTVRALAAGLDPGVEPEPATVAPFALLEPADRAALPDGLTDAYPMSQVQLGMLAEMTAARGPAGRGAYHSVLAHRIADDGPLDPDALRAAVAVVLRRHDTLRTSFALSGFSVPLQLVQQHVELPVPVIDGRGLDAQVARERLEQYLAAERTALLDPARAPQLRLAAHLEDDRTWWLTISISHAITEGWSLRLLVEELLDAYQQRRAGDEVVLPDVPDVRYADFIAGELAALADPDDAAYWLGITADYPAARVPTGWQDPGPRAVTRAWVDLTGRGDRLRDFARTTGVPLKAVLHALHLKVLGQLTGDAAYASGLVCDARPEVAGADRLLGMFLNTVPFGHDRSTGSWRELARRVFDREVQLWPHRRFPVPAIQRAAGRRVVEILFNYQDLDRPAAGEPGSAPAPGTTTAVRTTVGEGATEFALSVIASPTAFDLQSESTVLGERSLARIAGMLDAAVDALLADPDGSSGRLCLPAGDHATPEPGVSAGIAADAPAPTGTLAQRFADQAAATPDAVAVRAGDRQLTYRELDRLANRLAHRLIELGAGPGTLVGVCLDRGPDLIPALLGVLKSGAAYLPLDPVQPPERLAYMLGDAGAPIVITHSAQRPLLPATIDGTVLLLDDEDLTDRPVTAPVTGCRADDLVYVIYTSGSTGRPKGVCLTHANVLRLIDTGQEHYGFDETDCWPLFHSFAFDVSVWEMWGALLHGGRLVVVPQSMLRSPGEFLDLLLEQRVTVLNQTPSAFRALVDLAAAGDPRIDRLALRTVVFAGEKLDMPMLAPWVARHGLGRVALINMYGITETTVHTTYHRITRADLTPGAANRIGRPLADLHIELIDSAGEPVPTGVIGEITVSGPGVARGYLGRPALTAERFEPDPHGPAGSRRYRSGDRARRRPDGTFEFCGRIDDQIKIRGFRVEPGEVRAAVISHPAVADALVVGHAGPAGPSLVAYVVPAAGQSAPTPADLRSYLLRRLPEYMVPGAYLTIAAFPLTPNGKLDRRALPVPELAVPARGAFVAPRTTAQRQLAEIFSRVLGVPDVGLHDRFFDLGGHSIAVVRVVAEANAVGLQPSLRMLYENRTLGELAAELEPVAAPPTALPTAPVDRPRPPARPVPSPLASMAEHRVPGVSIAMVTGGELTGCAGFGVVCAGGDPVRPETIFPVASVSKLVTAVGALQLVRRGVLDLDVDVNRYLTQWRIPGDEPVTLRQLLGHTSGLSAPEQADYPPGAAMPELVELLAGRPPVTSPPIGPELRPGAEFRAANSNYAVVQQVIAEATGLRFADLMREQVFAPLGMTHSSFEPPDPAATAWGHDAQGGRRPEPWRIRPDVGAAGLFSTASDLARVAIEIRRSALDLGPSLLGPELAGQMLRSVPGAFYGLGTLVDDSGGDVEYGHTGECTGFRALVFGRLRSGDAVVILTNGEAGNGVFQHLAAVLAE